CACGCTGAAGTTTTGCGAAAGGTCCAGCACGCGAAACCGGCTCATATCCACGGGCTTGACCGCCATCCCAGCACCCCTTCCTTTGCCCGAGATTGACCCGCTCACCCGACCGCGTCTCACGTTACCGCCCGAGTGCTGCGGCCATCGCCTCCACCGCCTCCTCGAAGCACATCCGTGGAGGCCGGACGAGGCCCGCGCCGATCTGTCCGACTCCCGCCCGGCGATGCGCGATGCCGGTGTTGATCCGGGGCAGGATCCCGGTCCGCACCACCTTGCGGATGTCGATCCCTGTCGGCGTGCCGCGAAAGTCGAGCGGGGGGATCTTGAACACCGGGTTCTCCGCAACCGTGATCTCGTACATCTCGAGGGTCGACGTCATCGCATCGCGGGCCGTCCCGCTGACGAACGTCACGATCGCCGGAGCCGCCGCCATCGCGAAGGCCCCGATCCCGGCGGTTTCGGTGATCGTGGAGTCGCCGACGTCCGGGTTGGCGTCGGCGGGGCCGAACCCCGGGAAGTAGAGCCCGACCGGCGTCTCCGCCGGGGCGGTGAACCACCGGTCTCCAAGACCGCTCACGCGGATCCCGAATTCTGTGCCGTTCCGCGCCATCGCCGTCACCAGCGTGCTTCCCTCGATCCCGTGGGCGGCATCCATCGTCGCCTTGCAGGCGGCCATCACCGGGTTCAGGACGGCCAGGTCATTGGCGGCCAGGTACCGGAAGACCTCGCTCTGCCGGTCCGTGGACAGGCCCGCGCGGACCAAGTGCGGCGCCAGCCACCGCCCGAGCAGTGCCGATCCCGCCCGGTTGCGGTTGTGACCTTCATCCCCCATCTGCAGCGCCTGGGCGATCAAGGTCTTCATATCGATCCCGCCGGCAAGTTCGAGCGCACGACCCAGCGCTGGGGCCAGGGTCTGCTCCATCCACCGCAGGCGATCGAGGACGTCCTGGCCGTACGCTCCGTAACGGAGAACTTTTCCGTAGCCTTCGTTGAGCGTCGAGTACGCACGGTTCCCCGCGGTCCGGTTCTCAACGATGCACACCGGCATCGACGGCGACACGATCCCCGCCATCGGCCCCACGGCCCCGTGGTGATGGCACGGATCGAACCGGACCCGCCCTGACTCGACGAGCGCCACGGCTTCGTCCTCCGTCTCCGCGCGCCGCTCGTAGAGAAGCGCCCCGATCACGGCGCCCCGCACCGGGCCCGACATCCGATCCCAGGTGATGGGCGGGCCGGCGTGCAGCAGCACATCGTCTGCCATCCCGGGGATCACGTCCCGGGCGCGGCCGACGCCGACGAGCATTGGGGCCGCATCCAGGACCCCCTGGATGGCTGCCGCGTTCGCGTCATCGATCCGTGTCATTCCAGCCTGTCCAGTAACTCGAGCATCGCGCGGTTCCCCTCCGCCGGCGGGCGCCAGTCCACGTCGATCACCGCCGCCGACTGAGCCCGGAGGCTCTCGGCGAAGCGCGCCAGCCCCACGTTGACGACGCGGGGCGCTCCCGCAAGAAGCGTGGGCGCGTCGCCGGCCGTAGCCCCCTCCGGCTGGGACCACGGGGCCGCGGGCTTCGCCCGCGGCACGCGGGGCGAGATCCGGGTCCACATCTCGTCACCCTCTGTCCCTCCGGCGACGATCGCGCCTGCCAGCGCCGCCGCCCTGGCGTTTGTGTCCTCGACAAGCACACCTGCGGTCGCAAGGCGCTCGACTTGGCGCGCGCGGTTCTGGGGATCCGCGTCGGTGCCGCAGACGCTGGCGACGACCGCGAGTTCGCGGCCCGCCGCGCGCGCCGCGGTGCATGCCGCGCTGATCGCCGGCGCAAGCGCGCCGGCCGGATCGGGATGAACGCCCTCTCCCAACACGACGTCGAGCAGCAGCACCGCGACCTCCGGATCCGCCGCCTCTTGACCGAGCCGCCCGGCGCGAAGCGTCATGTCGAGCATGGGGTGCAGGCGACCGACCGTGAATTCGTCCGCCCCCAGGTCGAGCACCGAATGGGCGAGGCTGCGCCCGAGTGATGTGAGCGGCCGAGCCTTCCCCATCGGTACGTTGGTGTACAGCGGCCGCAGGGCGGATTCCAGGAGCCACACGGTTTCGGCGCACAGCGTGCCGCCGCAGAACAATCCCCGCAGGTACCGCTGTGAGGCCCCCAGGCGAGATCGCGCGACCGCGGCCCGCTCTTTCGCCGCCTGAAACCACCCGCCCCCTTCCCCATCGAGGTCGCGCGGCGCTCCTCCGGCGAGCCGAACGGCCAGGATGCCCGCCTCCTCCAATGTTGAGACGGGGGTCAGCGTATCGGGCACCTCGTGGAGCGGGACAGACCCGACGAACGCCACCACGACGGGCTTGCCCACGCCGGCCGCGTGCGCGAGAAGACGCCGGGCGACCCCGGGATCGGGGGGCTTCGACACGAGCACCACGACCGTTGTCGAGGGGTCTTGCCTAAGCAGGGTCAGGCCGTCGAGCATTGTGGCCCCCCCTACTGCTTCGCTCGAGTCCCTTCCCCCGGCGCCGAGCGCGTGCGAGACGCCACCGCCCAAACGGTGAATCGTCGACATGACCTCCTGCAGGCCCGTGCCCGCGGCTGCCACCAGTCCGATCGGGCCGCGCCGGACGCGGTTTGCGAACCCGAGCGCGATTCCCCCGACGAAGGCCGTCCCACAATCCGGTCCCATGCAGAGGAGCCCACGCGATCGGCTCGTCTGTTTGAGCCGAATCTCATCCTCGAGCGCGACGTTGTCGCTGAACACCATCGGGTGTAATCCCGCGGTGGCGGCTTCGCGGGCGACGCGCGCCGCGAACCGGCCGGGGACCGAGATCAGCGCCAGGTTCGCACCCGGGAGCAGGCGCGCGGCCGTGGCGATGGTCCGCGGGCGATACGTCTGGTCTCCGGGATCGGTCGCCGGCCGAACACGGAGCAATCCGTCCAGCGACGAGAGCGCGGCCTCCACGTGCTGCGCGGTGTCTCCGGAAACGGCCACGACAAGGTCGTCGGCGGAAGCGGACGCGCTCCTGACGTCCAGGCCCGCCTCGCGGAGCAACTCGAGGTTCGCCGGGGTCCCCATGACCACCCCGGCCTCGACGATCCCAGGGAGGCTGCGTAGAGCCTGCTGTGCCTGCATGAGGGTGATGGAGTCGTAGTAGGCGCTGCGCCGGACGGCGCTCCTGACGATCATCCCAGGTGAGGTCGCCTCAACTCCGCAGGGACCGCCCGGCGCCGGCCGGTCCTCGGCATCGCGCGCGGCCTACTTGACCTTTTGAGCCATCTCCCAGATGGCGTGGGTATAGGCGCTGTCGGATGCGGGCTTCTTGATCACGCCGAACCGGAGGGCGATCTCGGCGGTCCGCCGAAACGCCGCCGGCTCCATGTACCCGATGCGGTGCGCCGGGGCCGGAGGCCCCCAAATCAGCTTGTTCACCTCAGCCATCATCGTCGACTGGTGCTCCTTGGTCATGACACCCGTGGCGTCCTGTTTGAGGACGATATCGACACAGTCCGCGGGATGGTCGCGGCAGAAGACCCATCCCTGGAACGATGCGCGCAGCACCCGGGTCGCGATCTCCTTGTTGCGCGCGTCCTTGAGCCACGATTCAGTCGTAAAGATCCCGTCCTCGAGCATCGCGGTGCCTTCTCGGTTAAAGTCGATCACGACGAGGTCCGTGGGTTTGACGCCGGCTTCGAGGACCTGATGATATTCGTTGTAGGTCATGGCCGCAGCCGCCGCCACCTGGTGGTTGAGCAGGAGGTTCATGTCAAACGGCTGCTTCACCAGTGTGAGATCTTTGTCCCGGTTGAGGTGGTACTTATCCAGGGTGGCGAGCAGTTCAAACTCATTGCCGCCGAACCAGACGGCGACCTTCTTGCCGCGAAGGTCACTCACGGTCTTAATGCCGGTGGACTTGAACGCGATCTCCCGCATCCCGCTGTACTGGTACACCTGGGCGACATTGATCAGCGGTGTCCCCTGCTCTCGGGCTGAGAGGAGGCTCGGCAGCCAGTCGATCCCGAATTGAGCGCCCCCTCCCGCGACGACCTGCTCGGGGATGACGTCGGGGCCGCCCGGTTTCACGGTCAGGTCCAAGCCGGCGGCATCATAGTAGCCCTTCTCCTTGGCCGCGTAGTACCCGGCGAATTGGGCCTGCGCCACCCACTTGAGCTGGAGCGTTACCTTGTCCTTGGCCGCCCCTCGTACATCGTTGGCGCCCGCCCCAAGCAGCGCCGTAACCAGTACCAGGCCGACCGCGAGACGCGCCCTCGTCCCCGTCCACATCCGGCTCATCCTCCCTGTACGCTCTTCGCGGTGAGATACGTGACGGCACGATGGTTCCCCTCTGCGGCCGCGCCCATAGGACCCGTGCGGGCCACTAGCGGCGAAGCGCCACGTGCCACGGCATCAGCAGCCGCTCGAGGGCGGCAATGACGAGATAAAAGGCAATCCCGAACCCACATGCGACAACGATCGCCCCCCACGCCTCGCGGGTGTGAAACAACGCGGTCTGGGAAATGATGTACACGCCGAGCGACCGCGCGAACCCGCCGAAGAACTCTCCCACGA
This bacterium DNA region includes the following protein-coding sequences:
- a CDS encoding ABC transporter substrate-binding protein yields the protein MWTGTRARLAVGLVLVTALLGAGANDVRGAAKDKVTLQLKWVAQAQFAGYYAAKEKGYYDAAGLDLTVKPGGPDVIPEQVVAGGGAQFGIDWLPSLLSAREQGTPLINVAQVYQYSGMREIAFKSTGIKTVSDLRGKKVAVWFGGNEFELLATLDKYHLNRDKDLTLVKQPFDMNLLLNHQVAAAAAMTYNEYHQVLEAGVKPTDLVVIDFNREGTAMLEDGIFTTESWLKDARNKEIATRVLRASFQGWVFCRDHPADCVDIVLKQDATGVMTKEHQSTMMAEVNKLIWGPPAPAHRIGYMEPAAFRRTAEIALRFGVIKKPASDSAYTHAIWEMAQKVK
- a CDS encoding DUF1116 domain-containing protein, encoding MTRIDDANAAAIQGVLDAAPMLVGVGRARDVIPGMADDVLLHAGPPITWDRMSGPVRGAVIGALLYERRAETEDEAVALVESGRVRFDPCHHHGAVGPMAGIVSPSMPVCIVENRTAGNRAYSTLNEGYGKVLRYGAYGQDVLDRLRWMEQTLAPALGRALELAGGIDMKTLIAQALQMGDEGHNRNRAGSALLGRWLAPHLVRAGLSTDRQSEVFRYLAANDLAVLNPVMAACKATMDAAHGIEGSTLVTAMARNGTEFGIRVSGLGDRWFTAPAETPVGLYFPGFGPADANPDVGDSTITETAGIGAFAMAAAPAIVTFVSGTARDAMTSTLEMYEITVAENPVFKIPPLDFRGTPTGIDIRKVVRTGILPRINTGIAHRRAGVGQIGAGLVRPPRMCFEEAVEAMAAALGR
- the fdrA gene encoding acyl-CoA synthetase FdrA — protein: MIVRSAVRRSAYYDSITLMQAQQALRSLPGIVEAGVVMGTPANLELLREAGLDVRSASASADDLVVAVSGDTAQHVEAALSSLDGLLRVRPATDPGDQTYRPRTIATAARLLPGANLALISVPGRFAARVAREAATAGLHPMVFSDNVALEDEIRLKQTSRSRGLLCMGPDCGTAFVGGIALGFANRVRRGPIGLVAAAGTGLQEVMSTIHRLGGGVSHALGAGGRDSSEAVGGATMLDGLTLLRQDPSTTVVVLVSKPPDPGVARRLLAHAAGVGKPVVVAFVGSVPLHEVPDTLTPVSTLEEAGILAVRLAGGAPRDLDGEGGGWFQAAKERAAVARSRLGASQRYLRGLFCGGTLCAETVWLLESALRPLYTNVPMGKARPLTSLGRSLAHSVLDLGADEFTVGRLHPMLDMTLRAGRLGQEAADPEVAVLLLDVVLGEGVHPDPAGALAPAISAACTAARAAGRELAVVASVCGTDADPQNRARQVERLATAGVLVEDTNARAAALAGAIVAGGTEGDEMWTRISPRVPRAKPAAPWSQPEGATAGDAPTLLAGAPRVVNVGLARFAESLRAQSAAVIDVDWRPPAEGNRAMLELLDRLE